A single window of Desulfobacterales bacterium DNA harbors:
- the rpmG gene encoding 50S ribosomal protein L33: MRNIITLGCTVCKNRNYSTTKNKKNTPQKLEFKKYCRFCRSHTMHKETK; encoded by the coding sequence ATGAGGAACATCATCACCCTGGGGTGTACGGTCTGTAAGAACCGGAATTACAGCACCACCAAGAATAAAAAAAATACGCCGCAAAAGCTTGAGTTTAAAAAGTATTGCCGGTTCTGTCGAAGTCATACCATGCATAAAGAGACCAAGTAG
- the secE gene encoding preprotein translocase subunit SecE: MAVKKGAKSKKSDRPQKKKAVPEVKTTTPSPYSIAGIKGFIGEVQGEFHKIAWPDKKVVMGSTGVVIVLVMLISLYLGAVDLFVGNIVTSILK, translated from the coding sequence ATGGCAGTGAAAAAGGGCGCTAAGTCCAAGAAAAGCGACAGGCCCCAGAAGAAAAAAGCCGTCCCCGAAGTGAAGACGACCACGCCCTCCCCCTATTCCATTGCCGGGATCAAGGGCTTCATCGGCGAAGTGCAGGGGGAGTTCCACAAGATCGCCTGGCCGGACAAAAAGGTGGTCATGGGGTCGACCGGGGTGGTTATCGTCCTGGTCATGCTTATTTCATTGTACCTCGGCGCGGTGGACCTGTTCGTCGGCAATATCGTCACCTCTATCTTGAAGTAA
- the nusG gene encoding transcription termination/antitermination protein NusG, translating into MARKWYIVHTYSGFEEKVKTTLLERIRAAGQEVHFGEILVPTEQVLEMIKGTKKTTERKFFPGYILVNMDLNNETWHTVRSTPKVTGFVGNDLNPPSLSDDDAMKIIGRIKDGAKKPKPKVVYEVGDQVRVIDGPFANFQGVVDEVFPDKGRVRVMVSIFGRSTPVELEFVQVSND; encoded by the coding sequence ATGGCGAGAAAATGGTACATAGTACATACCTACTCCGGGTTTGAAGAGAAGGTGAAGACCACCCTCCTGGAGAGGATCAGGGCCGCTGGCCAGGAGGTTCACTTCGGTGAGATCCTGGTACCCACCGAGCAGGTGCTGGAGATGATCAAAGGGACCAAGAAGACCACGGAAAGGAAGTTTTTTCCGGGTTATATCCTGGTCAACATGGATCTTAACAACGAAACCTGGCACACGGTCCGTTCCACCCCCAAGGTCACCGGGTTTGTGGGCAATGATCTCAACCCTCCTTCGTTGTCCGACGACGATGCGATGAAGATCATCGGCCGGATCAAGGATGGCGCCAAAAAACCAAAACCAAAGGTGGTGTACGAGGTCGGGGATCAGGTGCGGGTCATTGACGGGCCGTTTGCCAATTTCCAGGGAGTGGTCGATGAGGTCTTCCCTGATAAGGGTCGGGTTCGGGTGATGGTCAGTATTTTTGGCCGGTCAACTCCGGTGGAATTGGAGTTTGTCCAGGTATCCAAC